One Senegalia massiliensis DNA window includes the following coding sequences:
- the yqfD gene encoding sporulation protein YqfD, translating into MLIIRLWNYIRGYVIIRIEGLTLERFINLATINNIYLWDIERLDYTTLEAKVSLKGFKQLKPIILKVGSRYGVISREGFPFLFTKLRKRKMLALGFILMIGVIFFLTSFVWTIDIYSPEEFDEKQLIEYLNREGVKIGVRKSTIDNEELKIEILKEFDDISYINLKLKGTKLIIDLKEREYYTHDHKWDKSKPTNIVASKKGVIEKVIAKNGKAVVEKGDIVKSGQTLISGVIKNEEDENILLVHSEGEVLARTYYYKTIKEPIVKEVEKETGEKYFSREIKIGEKSIHIKKDDIPFKHYREFIGDEDKSFYSIIPFDIIKHEYREVKKETVKQNIDSLKESLSVIITKEAMKDVKEDSKVLSKDITFERKDNFLIASIKVELIENIAQKKYINENIEIQNDDSEENKEE; encoded by the coding sequence TTGTTAATCATAAGATTATGGAATTATATTAGAGGGTATGTTATTATAAGAATTGAGGGATTGACACTTGAAAGATTTATTAATTTAGCTACTATAAATAATATTTACCTTTGGGATATAGAGAGATTAGACTATACGACCCTTGAAGCAAAGGTTAGTTTAAAAGGCTTTAAACAGCTCAAACCAATAATATTGAAAGTCGGATCAAGATATGGAGTAATATCTAGAGAAGGGTTCCCTTTTTTATTTACGAAGTTAAGAAAAAGGAAGATGTTGGCTTTAGGTTTCATCTTAATGATAGGTGTAATCTTTTTTTTAACTTCATTTGTTTGGACTATAGACATATATTCACCTGAAGAATTTGATGAAAAACAATTAATAGAATACTTAAATAGAGAAGGGGTAAAAATTGGAGTAAGAAAATCAACAATAGATAATGAAGAATTAAAAATTGAGATTTTAAAAGAATTTGATGATATATCATATATAAATTTAAAACTTAAAGGAACTAAACTAATTATAGATTTAAAAGAAAGAGAATATTATACTCATGATCATAAGTGGGATAAATCTAAACCTACCAATATAGTTGCTTCTAAAAAAGGGGTAATAGAAAAAGTAATTGCTAAAAATGGCAAAGCCGTAGTTGAAAAAGGAGATATTGTTAAATCAGGCCAGACATTAATATCAGGTGTTATAAAAAATGAAGAAGATGAAAATATACTTTTGGTTCATTCAGAAGGTGAAGTACTTGCAAGAACTTATTATTATAAAACTATAAAAGAACCTATAGTTAAAGAAGTAGAAAAAGAAACTGGAGAAAAATATTTTTCTAGAGAGATAAAAATTGGAGAAAAAAGTATACATATTAAAAAAGATGATATACCATTTAAACATTATAGAGAATTTATAGGTGATGAAGATAAGAGTTTTTATTCAATAATTCCATTTGATATAATTAAACATGAATATAGAGAGGTAAAAAAAGAAACAGTAAAACAAAATATAGATTCATTAAAGGAGTCCTTAAGTGTTATAATAACAAAAGAGGCTATGAAAGATGTAAAAGAAGATAGTAAAGTTTTATCCAAAGATATAACATTTGAAAGAAAAGACAATTTTTTAATAGCTAGTATAAAAGTAGAGTTAATTGAAAATATAGCACAAAAGAAATATATTAATGAGAATATAGAAATTC
- the yqfC gene encoding sporulation protein YqfC: protein MTKKIDNIKTNIAEVLELPKEIVLDLPKITLIGNIQLYIENHKGIVEYSKERIRINSKSGIIRIIGKDLVIKNIVSEEVVVSGKIINIEFI, encoded by the coding sequence ATGACTAAAAAAATAGATAACATTAAAACAAATATAGCTGAAGTATTGGAATTACCAAAGGAAATAGTACTTGATTTACCTAAAATAACTTTAATAGGTAATATTCAATTATACATAGAAAATCATAAGGGAATAGTTGAATATAGTAAAGAAAGGATTAGAATTAATAGTAAATCAGGAATAATAAGAATAATAGGAAAGGATTTAGTGATAAAAAATATTGTATCAGAAGAAGTGGTAGTATCAGGAAAAATAATAAATATAGAATTTATATAA
- the floA gene encoding flotillin-like protein FloA (flotillin-like protein involved in membrane lipid rafts), which yields MEGLIPIIIIGVAVLIFLTLLLSFIPVGLWITAYFSGVKIGLFTLVGMRLRKVIPSRIVRPMIKATKAGINIDVDKLEAHYLAGGNVNTVVDALIAAQRANIELPFERATAIDLAGRNVLEAVQVSVNPKVIETPNVAAVAKDGIEVMAKARVTVRANIERLVGGAGEETIIARVGEGIVTTVGSAETHKAVLENPDGISENVLDKGLDSGTAFEILSIDIADVDVGRNIGATLQTDQAEADKRIAQAKAEERRAMAVAKEQEMKAEVQFQRAKVVEAEAEVPKALAEALRSGNMGAMDYYNMKNIMSDTNMRESISDINKDDNNNSNKRN from the coding sequence ATGGAAGGTTTAATACCAATAATTATAATTGGAGTAGCAGTATTAATTTTCTTAACATTATTATTAAGTTTTATACCAGTAGGTTTATGGATAACTGCATATTTTTCAGGGGTTAAAATTGGATTATTTACTCTTGTTGGAATGAGACTTAGAAAGGTTATACCATCAAGAATTGTTAGACCAATGATAAAAGCAACAAAAGCTGGAATTAATATTGATGTAGATAAGTTGGAAGCACATTATCTTGCAGGAGGAAATGTAAACACTGTAGTAGATGCTTTAATTGCAGCTCAAAGGGCAAATATAGAACTACCATTTGAAAGAGCAACAGCAATAGATCTTGCAGGAAGAAATGTATTAGAAGCTGTTCAAGTTAGTGTAAATCCTAAGGTGATTGAAACTCCAAATGTTGCAGCTGTAGCTAAAGATGGTATAGAGGTAATGGCAAAGGCTAGAGTAACTGTTAGAGCAAATATAGAAAGACTTGTAGGTGGAGCTGGAGAAGAAACAATAATTGCTAGAGTTGGCGAAGGAATTGTAACAACAGTAGGTAGTGCTGAGACACATAAAGCAGTACTTGAAAATCCAGATGGTATATCAGAAAATGTATTAGATAAAGGACTTGACTCAGGAACAGCTTTTGAAATATTATCTATTGATATTGCAGATGTTGATGTAGGAAGAAATATAGGTGCTACTCTTCAAACTGATCAAGCAGAAGCTGATAAGAGAATAGCACAAGCTAAAGCAGAAGAAAGAAGAGCAATGGCAGTTGCAAAAGAGCAAGAAATGAAAGCAGAAGTACAATTCCAAAGAGCAAAAGTTGTAGAAGCAGAAGCAGAAGTTCCAAAGGCATTAGCAGAAGCATTAAGAAGTGGAAATATGGGAGCTATGGATTATTATAATATGAAAAATATAATGTCTGACACAAATATGAGAGAATCAATTTCAGATATAAACAAAGATGATAACAATAATAGCAATAAAAGAAATTAG
- a CDS encoding NfeD family protein encodes MNKKILLIIFTILLIISSTTLVFADTGKDVYVIPIKGDIDNSTYQFVQRELNNALKSDPQAIIFEIDTYGGYIDQAEKIKNLIVRLDVPTISYVNTKAESAGVLLTISSDTIVMSSGSTIGSAEPIPNTEKTLSYWVEELRATAVSKDRDPELVASMADKSIKIDGVIDKGRLLNLNFRRAKELALADLLANNYNEILEELDIDYDEIIVSEIDFVTKIAKFIVNPYVLSLLLIIGFIAIVVEIFTMGFGGGATVAIISFALYFGSNFIVGNTGWTAMLLFIAGIILLVIEAIVPGFGIPGIGGILSIVVSIILASPDVQIAIYSIVIAFILSILVAYLFLKYGQKSPYFDKIVLNTKHEGDSGYSSTVNNIRYLDREGVAITTLRPSGTVMVEDKRLDAVTEGQFIKKGEKIKIVKIEGSKIVVRKI; translated from the coding sequence TCTTCACAATATTACTCATAATTTCTAGTACAACTTTGGTGTTTGCTGATACTGGAAAAGATGTATATGTAATACCTATTAAAGGAGACATAGATAACTCTACATATCAATTTGTTCAAAGAGAATTAAATAACGCTTTAAAATCAGATCCGCAAGCTATTATATTTGAAATAGATACATATGGAGGATACATAGATCAAGCAGAGAAAATTAAAAATCTTATAGTGAGATTAGATGTACCTACTATTTCATATGTAAATACAAAAGCAGAGTCCGCAGGAGTATTATTAACAATATCTAGTGATACAATAGTTATGTCAAGTGGATCAACAATAGGATCTGCAGAACCTATACCTAATACTGAAAAAACACTTTCATATTGGGTTGAAGAACTTAGAGCTACTGCTGTATCAAAAGATAGAGACCCTGAACTTGTAGCTTCTATGGCTGACAAAAGCATAAAAATTGATGGTGTAATTGATAAAGGAAGACTTCTTAACTTAAATTTTAGAAGAGCTAAAGAATTGGCACTTGCAGATTTACTTGCAAATAACTATAATGAAATATTAGAAGAATTAGACATAGATTATGATGAAATAATCGTATCTGAAATAGACTTTGTAACAAAGATTGCAAAATTTATTGTAAATCCTTATGTTCTTAGTTTACTCCTTATAATTGGATTTATAGCAATAGTTGTTGAAATATTTACCATGGGATTTGGTGGTGGAGCGACAGTAGCAATTATTTCCTTTGCACTATATTTTGGAAGTAATTTTATAGTAGGGAATACGGGTTGGACTGCTATGTTATTATTTATTGCAGGTATAATATTACTTGTAATTGAGGCTATAGTTCCAGGCTTTGGAATTCCAGGCATTGGTGGTATTTTAAGTATTGTAGTATCTATAATTTTAGCATCACCAGATGTTCAAATAGCTATATATTCAATAGTGATAGCATTTATATTAAGTATATTAGTAGCATATTTATTTTTAAAATATGGACAGAAGAGCCCATATTTTGATAAAATAGTATTAAATACCAAACACGAAGGAGATTCTGGATATTCTAGTACAGTAAACAATATTAGATATTTAGATAGAGAAGGAGTAGCTATTACTACACTTAGACCTTCAGGAACTGTTATGGTAGAAGATAAGAGGTTAGATGCAGTAACAGAAGGACAATTTATCAAAAAGGGGGAAAAGATTAAAATAGTAAAAATTGAAGGTTCAAAAATAGTTGTAAGAAAAATATAA